A portion of the Paenibacillus hamazuiensis genome contains these proteins:
- a CDS encoding phage tail protein yields the protein MSNPSGAFRFLVEIKGIEGVSGFSEVRGLQVETEFEEYREGGLNDYVHRFPKKTSSPPLVFKRGITESSKLWEWYSNVTMGKIERRQGSVILQRQDGKQLCRWDFVGAYPVKWIGSDLNAHGNEIAVETLEIVHQGLKTVYLTGG from the coding sequence ATGAGCAATCCTAGCGGCGCTTTTCGGTTTTTGGTGGAAATCAAAGGAATTGAAGGCGTCTCGGGTTTTTCCGAGGTGAGGGGGCTGCAGGTGGAGACCGAATTCGAGGAATACCGAGAGGGAGGACTCAACGATTACGTGCACCGCTTTCCGAAAAAAACGTCCAGCCCGCCGCTTGTTTTCAAGCGGGGCATCACCGAGTCGTCCAAGCTCTGGGAATGGTACAGCAACGTGACGATGGGGAAAATCGAGCGGCGGCAAGGTTCGGTTATTTTGCAAAGGCAGGACGGCAAACAGCTGTGCCGGTGGGATTTTGTCGGGGCTTACCCGGTGAAGTGGATCGGCAGCGACTTGAACGCACATGGCAACGAGATAGCCGTTGAGACGCTGGAGATCGTGCACCAGGGTCTCAAGACGGTATACTTGACGGGCGGATAA
- a CDS encoding DUF6760 family protein — protein MTVYPAEKLLEEVAFIAYHFHWPHDQIMAMEHRDRRRWCEEISKINRKFNDEPENIFDVF, from the coding sequence TTGACGGTTTATCCTGCGGAGAAGCTGCTCGAGGAGGTCGCCTTTATCGCTTACCACTTCCACTGGCCTCACGATCAAATTATGGCGATGGAGCATCGCGACCGCCGCAGATGGTGTGAAGAGATTTCCAAAATCAACCGGAAGTTCAACGACGAGCCGGAAAACATTTTTGACGTGTTTTAA
- a CDS encoding phage tail assembly protein, with protein MVFKTEYAFELPKGYVDENGNLHKRGVMRLATAADEIAPLRDHRVQSNPSYLTIILLARVITKLGDLKAIDTMVIENLFTADLAFLQGFYQEINKADSPRVQTVCPKCGHEHEAPIDFLAGNEAV; from the coding sequence ATGGTTTTTAAAACGGAGTATGCATTCGAGCTGCCGAAAGGGTATGTGGATGAAAACGGCAATTTGCATAAGCGGGGCGTCATGAGGCTGGCGACGGCCGCCGATGAAATCGCTCCGCTGCGCGACCACCGCGTGCAGTCGAATCCGAGTTACTTGACGATTATTTTGCTGGCGCGTGTCATTACAAAGCTAGGGGACCTGAAGGCGATCGATACGATGGTCATCGAAAATCTGTTTACGGCGGATTTGGCGTTTCTTCAAGGGTTTTACCAGGAAATCAACAAGGCCGATTCTCCGCGCGTTCAGACCGTTTGTCCGAAGTGCGGCCACGAGCATGAGGCGCCGATCGATTTTTTAGCCGGGAACGAGGCGGTTTGA
- a CDS encoding phage tail protein — protein MPDRIDPYRNFRFKVQLDNITQAGFSEVSGYDASIEVIEYREGNETATTARKLPGLTKYSNITLKWGVTDSMDMYKWMEDAINGKIARKSVTITAIDEVGQEKAVWTVINAWPCKYTAPDFKGTGNEVAIELLEIAHEGMTRKK, from the coding sequence ATGCCAGATCGTATAGATCCGTATCGCAACTTTCGCTTTAAGGTTCAATTGGACAACATTACGCAGGCCGGTTTCAGCGAGGTGTCCGGCTACGACGCTTCCATCGAAGTGATCGAGTACCGCGAAGGAAATGAAACGGCGACGACGGCCCGCAAGTTGCCGGGTCTGACCAAGTACAGCAACATTACGCTAAAATGGGGCGTTACGGACTCGATGGATATGTACAAGTGGATGGAGGACGCCATTAACGGCAAGATCGCGCGAAAATCCGTCACCATTACGGCGATCGACGAGGTGGGGCAGGAGAAGGCGGTCTGGACGGTCATCAATGCGTGGCCGTGCAAATATACCGCGCCGGATTTTAAAGGGACGGGCAACGAGGTAGCCATCGAGCTGCTGGAAATCGCTCACGAGGGCATGACCCGCAAAAAATAG